In a genomic window of Bradyrhizobium ontarionense:
- the thiL gene encoding thiamine-phosphate kinase has product MTPNPSGEDSLIARYFKPLATDPGAFGLVDDAAIIPADGDDIVVKTDAIVEGVHYLPDDPPDTIARKALRVNLSDLAAKGAVPAGFVLTLALRQADDAWLSAFARGLGEDAAAFGCPLLGGDTVSTPGPVMVSITAWGRVPRGRMVHRFGAHPGDRVMVSGTIGDAALGLGVLAGRAEAAALADDPAARDMLIGRYRVPQPRNALAAAVRDFATASMDVSDGLAGDLSKLCVASGVSADIALPHIPRSPAAAKLLALGAAQLESMISGGDDYEILCTVPAAQCAAFRAAAERAGVAVTDIGAIVEGADVPRFLDGQGRPITLTRMSFSHF; this is encoded by the coding sequence ATGACCCCCAATCCCTCCGGTGAAGACTCCCTGATCGCCCGCTACTTCAAGCCGCTGGCGACCGATCCCGGGGCCTTCGGTCTCGTCGATGACGCCGCAATCATTCCGGCCGACGGCGACGACATCGTCGTCAAGACCGATGCGATCGTCGAAGGCGTCCACTATTTGCCGGATGACCCGCCCGACACCATCGCGCGCAAGGCGCTGCGGGTGAACCTGTCCGACCTCGCCGCCAAGGGCGCCGTGCCCGCCGGCTTCGTCCTGACACTTGCGCTGCGGCAGGCGGATGACGCCTGGCTGTCCGCCTTCGCGCGCGGCCTCGGCGAGGACGCGGCCGCGTTCGGCTGCCCGCTGCTCGGCGGCGACACCGTGTCGACGCCCGGACCGGTGATGGTCTCGATCACGGCCTGGGGCCGCGTGCCGCGGGGGCGGATGGTGCACCGCTTCGGAGCGCACCCCGGCGACCGGGTCATGGTCAGCGGAACGATCGGGGACGCGGCGCTCGGCCTAGGCGTCCTCGCCGGCCGCGCAGAGGCCGCAGCGCTCGCCGACGATCCCGCCGCGCGGGATATGCTGATCGGCCGCTATCGCGTGCCGCAGCCACGCAATGCCCTGGCGGCGGCGGTGAGAGACTTCGCGACCGCATCCATGGACGTTTCGGATGGGCTCGCGGGCGACCTTTCCAAGCTGTGCGTCGCGTCTGGCGTGAGCGCCGACATCGCGCTGCCACACATTCCGCGATCGCCGGCAGCGGCCAAGCTGCTCGCTCTCGGGGCCGCGCAGTTGGAAAGCATGATCTCCGGCGGCGACGACTACGAAATCCTCTGCACTGTTCCCGCAGCGCAATGCGCAGCGTTCCGCGCCGCCGCCGAGAGGGCGGGCGTTGCCGTCACCGACATCGGCGCCATCGTCGAAGGGGCGGACGTCCCGCGCTTCCTGGACGGGCAGGGCCGTCCCATCACGCTGACGCGCATGTCGTTTAGTCACTTCTGA
- a CDS encoding riboflavin synthase has protein sequence MFTGIVTDIGEIVSLTPRTEGKLHRLRIACSYDQATIADGASIANNGVCLTVVQSGTADGKTWFEVDAAAETLALTTAKHWRVGTQLNLERALKIGDELGGHIVAGHVDGIATIVSRDDLPDMARFVLKTTRELARFIATKGSVTLDGVSLTVNTVDELTFSVLIIPHTLSVTTLSSWQAGSEVNIEVDLMARYAARLTELK, from the coding sequence ATGTTTACCGGCATCGTCACAGACATCGGCGAGATCGTCAGCCTGACGCCGCGGACCGAAGGCAAGCTGCACCGCCTGCGCATCGCCTGCAGCTATGACCAGGCCACGATCGCGGATGGCGCTTCGATCGCCAACAACGGCGTCTGCCTCACTGTTGTGCAGTCCGGCACGGCCGACGGGAAAACCTGGTTCGAGGTCGATGCTGCGGCAGAGACACTGGCGCTGACGACCGCAAAGCACTGGCGGGTCGGCACGCAGCTGAATCTGGAGCGGGCGCTGAAGATCGGCGACGAGCTCGGCGGCCACATCGTCGCGGGCCATGTCGACGGCATCGCGACCATTGTCAGCCGCGACGACCTGCCGGACATGGCGCGCTTCGTGCTGAAGACGACGCGGGAGCTCGCGCGCTTCATCGCCACCAAGGGCTCGGTGACGCTCGATGGCGTCTCGCTCACCGTCAACACCGTGGACGAACTGACCTTCTCGGTGCTCATCATTCCGCATACGCTGTCGGTCACCACGCTGTCGTCCTGGCAGGCCGGCAGCGAGGTGAATATCGAGGTCGACCTGATGGCACGCTACGCCGCGCGCCTCACTGAACTGAAGTAA
- the nusB gene encoding transcription antitermination factor NusB, with protein MADSSNKPAKGPVRANDRKANRRGAARLAAVQALYQMDIAGAGINDVLAEFESHWLGNEVEGEQYLPAEAAFFRDIVSGVVRDQTRIDPVLDTALERGWPLKRIEAILRAVLRAGAYELERRKDIPARVVVSEYVDIAHAFVERDETGMVNAVLEQLARQYRADEMGQK; from the coding sequence ATGGCCGACAGCAGCAACAAGCCCGCCAAGGGACCGGTCAGAGCGAACGACCGGAAGGCCAACCGCCGTGGCGCCGCGCGGCTCGCCGCCGTGCAGGCGCTCTACCAGATGGACATTGCCGGCGCCGGCATCAACGACGTCCTGGCCGAGTTCGAGAGCCATTGGCTCGGCAACGAGGTCGAGGGCGAGCAATACCTGCCGGCAGAGGCCGCCTTCTTCCGCGACATCGTCTCCGGCGTGGTGCGCGACCAGACCAGGATCGATCCGGTGCTGGACACGGCGCTGGAGCGCGGCTGGCCGCTGAAGCGGATCGAGGCGATCCTGCGTGCGGTGCTGCGCGCCGGCGCCTACGAGCTGGAACGGCGCAAGGACATTCCGGCCCGCGTCGTGGTGTCCGAATATGTCGACATCGCCCATGCCTTCGTCGAGCGCGACGAGACGGGCATGGTGAATGCGGTGCTGGAACAGCTTGCGCGGCAGTACCGCGCCGACGAGATGGGACAGAAGTAG
- a CDS encoding sodium-translocating pyrophosphatase, with the protein MSALWVIVLCGALSIVYAIWATQSVLSADAGNARMQEIAAAVREGAQAYLRRQYATIGIVGVVIFVLLAYFLGTLVAIGFAIGAILSGAAGFIGMNVSVRANVRTAQAATVSLAGGLELAFKAGAITGMLVAGLALLGVTIYFGILTGFMKLAPDSRTVIDALVALGFGASLISIFARLGGGIFTKGADVGGDLVGKVEAGIPEDDPRNPATIADNVGDNVGDCAGMAADLFETYAVTAVATMVLAAIFFAKSSLLTNMMTLPLAIGGICIITSIAGTFFVKLGASQSIMGALYKGLIATGVLSLGGVALAIAWLIGFGKLDGVDYTGTALFMCGVVGLVVTGLIIWITEYYTGTDFRPVKSIAAASVTGHGTNVIQGLAISMESTALPAIVIIAGILVTYSLAGLFGIAIATTTMLALAGMIVALDAFGPVTDNAGGIAEMAGLPKEVRKSTDALDAVGNTTKAVTKGYAIGSAGLGALVLFAAYNQDLQFFIADSAHHPYFAGIKPDFSLNNPYVVVGLLFGGLLPYLFGAMGMTAVGRAAGAIVEEVRRQFREKPGIMQGTDKPDYGKAVDLLTKAAIKEMIIPSLLPVLSPIVVYFLIYAIAGGGAAGKSAAFSAVGAMLLGVIVTGLFVAISMTSGGGAWDNAKKYIEDGHYGGKGSDAHKAAVTGDTVGDPYKDTAGPAVNPMIKITNIVALLLLAVLAH; encoded by the coding sequence ATGTCAGCTTTATGGGTGATCGTGCTCTGCGGAGCGCTGTCGATCGTCTACGCGATCTGGGCCACACAATCTGTGCTCAGCGCGGACGCCGGCAATGCGCGGATGCAGGAAATTGCGGCGGCCGTGCGTGAGGGCGCGCAGGCCTATCTTCGCCGCCAGTACGCGACGATCGGAATCGTCGGTGTCGTGATCTTCGTGCTCCTTGCGTATTTCCTCGGAACCCTGGTTGCGATCGGCTTCGCGATCGGCGCGATCCTGTCCGGCGCGGCCGGCTTCATCGGCATGAACGTATCGGTGCGCGCCAACGTCCGCACCGCGCAGGCAGCCACGGTCTCGCTGGCAGGCGGCCTCGAGCTCGCCTTCAAGGCCGGCGCCATCACCGGTATGCTGGTGGCCGGCCTCGCGCTGCTCGGCGTCACCATCTATTTCGGCATCCTCACCGGGTTCATGAAGCTGGCACCCGACAGCCGCACCGTGATCGATGCGCTGGTCGCGCTCGGCTTCGGCGCCTCGCTGATCTCGATCTTCGCCCGTCTCGGCGGCGGCATCTTCACCAAGGGCGCCGACGTCGGTGGTGACCTCGTCGGCAAGGTCGAAGCCGGCATTCCCGAAGACGATCCACGCAATCCCGCGACCATCGCCGACAACGTCGGCGACAACGTCGGTGACTGCGCCGGCATGGCGGCCGACCTGTTCGAGACCTACGCGGTGACCGCGGTCGCCACCATGGTGCTGGCGGCCATCTTCTTCGCCAAGTCGTCGCTTTTGACCAACATGATGACCCTGCCGCTCGCCATTGGCGGCATCTGCATCATCACCTCGATCGCCGGCACCTTCTTCGTCAAGCTCGGTGCCAGCCAGTCGATCATGGGCGCGCTCTACAAGGGCCTGATCGCGACCGGCGTCCTTTCGCTCGGCGGCGTGGCGCTGGCGATCGCCTGGCTGATCGGCTTCGGCAAGCTCGACGGCGTCGACTACACCGGCACGGCGCTGTTCATGTGCGGCGTGGTCGGCCTCGTCGTCACCGGCCTCATCATCTGGATCACCGAGTACTACACCGGCACCGACTTCCGCCCGGTGAAGTCGATCGCGGCGGCCTCGGTGACCGGCCATGGCACCAACGTGATCCAGGGCCTCGCCATCTCGATGGAATCGACCGCGCTGCCTGCGATCGTCATCATCGCCGGCATCCTGGTCACCTACAGCCTGGCCGGCCTGTTCGGCATCGCGATCGCGACCACGACCATGCTCGCTCTGGCCGGCATGATCGTCGCGCTCGACGCGTTCGGCCCCGTCACCGACAATGCCGGCGGCATCGCCGAAATGGCCGGTCTGCCGAAGGAGGTGCGCAAGTCGACCGATGCGCTCGACGCGGTCGGCAACACCACCAAGGCTGTCACCAAGGGCTATGCGATCGGCTCCGCCGGCCTCGGCGCGCTGGTGCTGTTCGCGGCGTATAACCAGGATCTGCAGTTCTTCATCGCCGATTCCGCGCACCATCCCTACTTCGCGGGGATCAAGCCGGACTTCTCGCTGAACAACCCCTACGTCGTGGTTGGCCTGCTGTTCGGCGGCCTGCTGCCGTATCTGTTCGGCGCGATGGGCATGACCGCGGTCGGCCGTGCGGCCGGCGCGATCGTCGAGGAGGTGCGTCGGCAGTTCCGCGAGAAGCCGGGCATCATGCAGGGCACCGACAAGCCCGACTACGGCAAGGCCGTCGACCTGCTGACCAAGGCTGCGATCAAGGAGATGATCATCCCCTCGCTGCTGCCGGTGCTGTCGCCGATCGTCGTCTACTTCCTGATCTATGCGATCGCCGGCGGCGGCGCGGCCGGCAAGTCGGCGGCGTTCTCGGCCGTCGGTGCCATGCTGCTCGGCGTCATCGTCACCGGCCTGTTCGTCGCGATCTCGATGACCTCAGGTGGTGGCGCCTGGGACAATGCCAAGAAGTACATCGAGGACGGCCACTACGGCGGCAAGGGCTCGGATGCCCACAAGGCCGCCGTCACCGGTGACACCGTCGGCGACCCCTACAAGGACACGGCCGGCCCTGCGGTGAATCCGATGATCAAGATCACGAACATCGTGGCGCTGCTGCTGCTCGCGGTGCTCGCGCACTGA
- the ribH gene encoding 6,7-dimethyl-8-ribityllumazine synthase: protein MADARRAPLKDQTDISGARALIVEARFYDDLQDAMLEGAVAELKAAGVTYDVLTVTGSLEIPATIAIALDAAADNGKPYDAAIALGCVIRGDTIHFEIVSHESSRALMDLSVARGLPLGNGILTVNNEDQAWARARVSEMNKGGDAARAALAVLRIKRRLARG from the coding sequence ATGGCAGACGCACGGCGCGCGCCGCTCAAAGACCAGACCGACATCTCCGGAGCTCGGGCGCTGATCGTCGAAGCCCGCTTCTACGACGACCTCCAGGACGCGATGCTCGAAGGCGCCGTCGCCGAGCTGAAGGCCGCCGGTGTGACCTATGACGTGCTCACCGTCACCGGCTCTCTGGAAATTCCCGCGACCATCGCCATTGCGCTCGATGCCGCCGCTGATAACGGCAAGCCCTACGATGCGGCGATCGCGCTCGGCTGCGTGATCCGCGGCGACACCATCCATTTCGAGATCGTCTCCCACGAGTCCTCGCGGGCGCTGATGGACCTGTCGGTGGCGCGCGGCCTGCCGCTCGGCAACGGCATCCTGACGGTCAACAACGAGGACCAGGCCTGGGCGCGGGCGCGCGTTTCCGAGATGAACAAGGGCGGCGATGCCGCGCGGGCCGCGCTCGCCGTGCTGCGCATCAAACGCCGTCTGGCGCGAGGCTGA